From one Kwoniella shandongensis chromosome 4, complete sequence genomic stretch:
- a CDS encoding mitochondrial 54S ribosomal protein uL30m, with amino-acid sequence MSFSRSRSIASSSLRHLFTATSSASSSTPKPTHHLITLIRSPIGLTTDSRRTLESLGLYRLRQAVLHPFGETTAGRILRVKELVHVSNVTKEEGEVLARRKRSEGSGVEISGRVYGGGKGSVVEEGRI; translated from the coding sequence ATGTCGTTCTCACGATCTCGCTCCATCGCATCCTCTTCACTGAGACACTTGTTTACCGCTAcctcctccgcttcctcctccacacctAAACCAACCCATCACCTGATCACCCTTATCCGATCACCGATCGGTCTTACCACCGACTCGAGACGAACGCTCGAATCTCTCGGTTTATACAGATTACGTCAAGCCGTCTTACATCCCTTCGGAGAGACTACGGCCGGTAGGATATTGAGAGTGAAAGAGTTGGTGCACGTTTCGAATGtcacaaaggaggaaggggaggttttggcgaggagaaagaggtcAGAAGGGAGTGGTGTGGAAATCTCAGGACGGGTAtatggtggtgggaaaggatcggtggtggaagaaggaagaatATGA
- a CDS encoding GTP-binding protein ypt2, with translation MAGPHYDFLIKLLLIGDSGVGKSCLLLRFCDDSWTPSFITTIGIDFKIRTIELDGKRIKLQIWDTAGQERFRTITTAYYRGAMGILLVYDVTDEKSFANIRTWHSNIEQHASPGVNKILIGNKCDWDEKRVVTLEQGRALADEFGLRFLETSAKANEGVEEAFFTLARDIKTRLIDSQPQEAAPVSLGADRRGVDVNKQGSASSSGGCCS, from the exons ATGGCAGGACCTCATTACGATTT TTTGATCAAACTACTCCTTATCGGTGATTCGG GTGTTGGCAAATCATGTCTCCTCCTTAGATTCTGTGACGATTCATGGacaccctccttcatcactaCAATCG GTATCGATTTCAAGATTAGGACTATCGAGCTCGATGGAAAGCGAATCAAGCTTCAGATT TGGGACACAGCCG GTCAAGAACGTTTCCGAACGATCACCACCGCGTACTACAGAGGTGCCATGGGTATCTTGCTGGTCTACGACGTCACAGATGAAAAGTCATTTGCCA ACATCCGAACTTGGCACTCCAACATTGAACAACACGCTTCACCCGGCGTCAACAAGATCCTCATCGGTAACAAGTGTGACTGGGACGAGAAGCGAGTCGTTACTCTCGAACAAGGACGTGCTCTTGCGGACGAATTCGGTCTGAGATTCTTGGAGACTAGTGCAAAGGCCAACGAGGGTGTTGAGGAGGCTTTCTTCACACTTGCCAG AGATATCAAGACCCGTCTGATCGACTCTCAGCCACAAGAAGCGGCACCCGTGTCTCTCGGTGCGGACCGACGAGGTGTCGACGTCAACAAGCAAGGAAGCGCTTCTTCCAGCGGTGGATGTTGTAGTTAA
- a CDS encoding glycine cleavage system T protein — protein sequence MLVLRPALRCARAPSSLSRLSVSRGFATTLRRAEELHKTPLYDFHVKNAAKMVPFAGWSMPLSYGEVGQITAHKHVRSSAGLFDVSHMLQHNFTGPTAQSFLLTLCPSSLASLPPFSSTLSVLLNEVGGIIDDTIITKHSDDAFYVVTNAGRAKEDKEFITKQLAKWNAEHKDGEKVKWETLEGWGLLALQGPKAKDVVQGMTDKDLSEIKFGQSAFVELDNGKGDKVKCHLARGGYTGEDGFEISIPPAEAVAIGERIAQHPDVLLIGLGARDSLRLEAGMCLYGHDLDESISPVEAGLSWVIGKDRRAEDATPTFPGKSRILTELAKGPGKRRVGFEVIGAPAREGSKIFDAAGTKQIGVITSGIPSPSLGTNIAMGYIENGQHKKGTEVKVEVRKKLRDAVVRPMPFVPTKYYK from the exons ATGCTCGTTCTTCGTCCCGCTCTTCGATGCGCTCGAGCGCCTTCTTCCCTAAGCCGCCTGTCCGTGTCGAGGGGTTTCGCAACCACTCTCCGACGCgcagaggag TTGCACAAGACTCCGTTGTACGATTTCCACGTGAAGAATGCGGCCAAGATGGTGCCGTTCGCTGGATGGAGTATGCCCCTTAGCTATGGCGAGGTGGGACAGA TCACCGCCCATAAGCATGTCCGTTCTTCGGCTGGTCTGTTCGACGTCTCCCACATGCTCCAACACAACTTCACTGGTCCAACTGCCCAATCTTTCCTCCTGACACTTTGTCCCTCATCCCTCgcttccctccctcccttctcttccacgctATCCGTCTTACTCAACGAAGTCGGCGGTATAATCGACGATACGATCATCACGAAACATTCCGACGACGCATTCTACGTTGTCACCAATGCCGGTCGAGCTAAAGAAGATAAAGAATTCATAACTAAACAGCTCGCCAAGTGGAACGCAGAACATAAAgacggagagaaggtgaaatGGGAGACTTTGGAGGGTTGGGGCTTATTGGCTTTACAAGGTCCTAAAGCGAAAGATGTGGTTCAAGGAATGACAGATAAAGATCTTTCAGAGATCAAATTTGGTCAAAGTGCTTTTGTAGAGTTGGATAATGGCAAAGGAGATAAGGTCAAATGTCATTTGGCAAGAGGTGGTTATACAGGTGAAGATggtttcgag ATCTCTATTCCTCCCGCTGAGGCCGTGGCGATTGGCGAACGGATCGCTCAACACCCCgacgtcctcctcatcggtCTCGGCGCACGAGACTCGCTTCGACTCGAAGCGGGCATGTGTCTCTACGGTCACGATTTGGACGAGAGTATCAGTCCCGTCGAAGCGGGTCTCAGTTGGGTCATTG GCAAAGATAGACGAGCCGAAGATGCTACACCCACGTTCCCTGGTAAATCGAGGATCCTTACAGAACTTGCCAAAGGTCCAGGGAAACGAAGAGTCGGATTTGAAGTGATCGGTGCACCAGCACGAGAGGGAAGTAAAATCTTTGATGCAGCGGGGACTAAGCAAATTG GTGTCATTACATCCGGtatcccttccccttccctcgGAACAAATATCGCAATGGGATACATCGAGAACGGTCAACACAAGAAGGGTACAGAAGTCAAAGTtgaagtgaggaagaagttgagggaTGCAGTTGTCAGACCAATGCCATTCGTACCTACAAAGTATTACAAGTAG